A genomic segment from Candidatus Brocadia sinica JPN1 encodes:
- a CDS encoding ImmA/IrrE family metallo-endopeptidase encodes MSDYKTDHQTKQQKSFETEDARSLLDQLLADSKLYTQSRDYKDLLDFVVLLRNFAPFNAMLLQVQKPGLSYAASARDWRERFDRWPKEGARPLLILWPFGPVALVYDVMDTKGKPLPEDVASFFARGEIDEIKLRSFEPLLKRKSIEWCFVDAGDRNAGSIRVVLRASSDKDTTQYRIHINRNHDPAVKFATLVHELGHLFLGHLGSDRKLGVPERRALDHSQQELEAESVAYIVCERNGVKSKSQTYLANFVNANTTIDHIDVYQVMRAAGQIETQLSLAAHTQYDRPTKSSKF; translated from the coding sequence ATGAGCGACTACAAAACCGACCACCAGACAAAGCAGCAGAAGTCGTTTGAGACGGAAGACGCTCGGTCATTACTGGACCAGCTCCTAGCTGACTCTAAGCTGTACACGCAGAGCAGGGACTATAAAGACCTACTCGACTTCGTTGTCCTCCTACGCAACTTCGCGCCGTTCAACGCCATGCTGCTCCAAGTGCAGAAACCTGGACTAAGCTACGCCGCATCGGCTCGCGACTGGCGCGAGCGCTTCGACCGCTGGCCTAAGGAAGGCGCGCGGCCACTGCTCATTCTCTGGCCGTTTGGACCAGTTGCCCTGGTATATGACGTAATGGATACGAAGGGTAAACCGCTTCCTGAAGATGTGGCAAGCTTCTTCGCCCGAGGTGAAATCGACGAGATCAAACTGAGATCATTCGAGCCATTGCTAAAGAGGAAGAGCATCGAGTGGTGTTTTGTCGATGCTGGAGACCGGAATGCTGGCTCAATTCGAGTAGTCCTGCGTGCATCAAGCGATAAGGATACCACGCAGTACCGAATCCACATCAACCGCAACCATGATCCAGCCGTCAAGTTCGCCACGCTCGTGCATGAACTGGGACACCTGTTTCTTGGGCATCTCGGATCAGACAGAAAGCTCGGCGTCCCCGAGCGGCGTGCCCTTGATCACTCGCAGCAGGAACTCGAGGCCGAGTCGGTTGCCTACATAGTGTGTGAACGTAATGGTGTAAAGTCAAAGTCGCAGACTTACTTGGCTAACTTCGTGAATGCGAACACAACGATAGATCATATCGACGTGTATCAGGTAATGCGAGCAGCCGGTCAGATCGAGACGCAGCTCAGTCTAGCGGCTCATACCCAGTACGATAGACCTACGAAGTCCAGCAAATTCTAG
- a CDS encoding tyrosine-type recombinase/integrase, translating to MRLAETFGNIPLRRFNSMILEQFQTDRLSMGKKPATVNRLIATISHMFTKAVEWDMVEEETLKRIRKVKLLPENNRRLRYLSTEECQRLIDSCDSHLKPIVVTALNTGMRKDEILGLKWDNVDLKAGFILLNQDQTKNSERKEIHISPTFLETLKTLPKREDVPHVLYNPLTGKRYDNVKRSFNTALKRAGIKDFRFHDLRHTFASHLVMAGIDITTVKELLGHKDLKMTLRYSHLAPSHKLKAIVTLDKILTQQPAIQKLYNSKVANNE from the coding sequence ATGCGATTAGCAGAGACCTTTGGGAATATACCTTTAAGACGTTTCAATTCCATGATACTGGAACAATTTCAAACGGACAGGTTAAGCATGGGGAAAAAACCTGCTACGGTTAATAGGTTAATTGCGACTATTTCACACATGTTTACTAAGGCGGTTGAGTGGGATATGGTGGAAGAAGAAACCTTGAAACGTATAAGGAAAGTTAAACTGTTACCTGAAAATAATAGGCGATTGAGGTATCTATCTACAGAGGAGTGTCAAAGGCTTATTGATTCATGTGATAGCCATTTAAAGCCGATTGTTGTTACAGCACTTAACACCGGAATGAGGAAAGACGAAATACTTGGGCTTAAGTGGGATAATGTTGATTTGAAAGCGGGATTTATCCTGTTAAACCAAGACCAGACCAAGAATTCAGAACGGAAGGAAATACACATTAGTCCAACATTCTTGGAAACATTAAAAACTTTACCAAAGCGTGAAGATGTTCCTCATGTGCTCTACAATCCTTTGACTGGTAAACGGTATGATAATGTAAAGAGGAGCTTCAATACAGCATTAAAAAGGGCAGGGATTAAGGATTTCAGGTTTCATGATTTGAGGCACACTTTCGCAAGTCATCTTGTAATGGCTGGAATTGATATAACTACAGTAAAAGAATTGCTAGGGCATAAAGACTTGAAAATGACCCTAAGATATTCTCACCTTGCGCCAAGTCATAAACTGAAAGCAATAGTCACCCTCGATAAAATCTTAACTCAACAGCCAGCTATACAAAAACTATACAATTCGAAGGTCGCAAATAATGAATAA
- a CDS encoding type II toxin-antitoxin system HicA family toxin, with protein MPKNIPSLKPKELIRILKHGGCAFYRTGKGDHQLYIRHCEGKKRVVPIDMGAGELSPPYVLRIFRQFGFTDEEIENLLR; from the coding sequence ATGCCTAAAAATATTCCGTCTCTTAAACCGAAGGAGTTAATACGAATTCTAAAACATGGAGGTTGCGCTTTTTACAGAACAGGTAAAGGGGATCACCAGTTGTATATCCGTCATTGTGAAGGCAAGAAAAGGGTTGTACCTATTGATATGGGAGCGGGAGAGCTTTCACCACCTTATGTTCTTCGTATTTTTCGGCAATTTGGGTTTACCGATGAGGAGATAGAAAACTTATTGAGGTAG
- a CDS encoding type II toxin-antitoxin system HicB family antitoxin has translation MDFYTVVLRESKGCWVALCLENGLVGQGTTKEDAIEKLKEAIDSFEAVYKTESDVYTAPLSVKELHEFLTIEGKEPTSEPYELRAVHA, from the coding sequence ATGGACTTTTATACAGTGGTATTGCGTGAAAGTAAGGGCTGTTGGGTGGCTTTGTGTTTAGAAAACGGATTAGTTGGGCAAGGAACTACGAAAGAAGATGCAATTGAGAAACTCAAAGAGGCTATCGATTCTTTCGAAGCTGTTTACAAAACTGAAAGCGATGTCTATACGGCACCGTTGTCAGTAAAAGAACTTCATGAGTTTTTGACAATCGAGGGTAAAGAGCCTACCTCGGAGCCATACGAGTTAAGGGCTGTACATGCCTAA
- a CDS encoding putative toxin-antitoxin system toxin component, PIN family: MKLVFDSNIFISVFVIPGSKAEKAILRIIEGDDTLLISREIIKEVLEVLSTKFHRDREAISHVAVYLSDIAQVINPTKRIRVFKDDLDNRILECALFGKADTIVTGDKEMLILREYKGIKIISLKEYLSYRNS; encoded by the coding sequence GTGAAACTCGTATTTGACTCAAATATCTTCATTTCTGTCTTTGTTATCCCTGGTAGTAAGGCAGAGAAGGCAATCTTAAGAATAATTGAAGGCGATGATACGCTCTTAATTTCCAGGGAAATCATTAAAGAGGTCTTAGAAGTGCTATCCACAAAATTCCACCGTGATAGAGAGGCAATCAGTCATGTAGCAGTTTACCTTTCGGATATTGCTCAGGTGATAAATCCAACTAAAAGAATTCGTGTCTTTAAAGACGATCTCGACAACAGAATCCTTGAATGTGCTTTATTTGGTAAAGCCGATACAATAGTAACGGGCGATAAAGAAATGTTAATACTGAGAGAATACAAAGGGATAAAGATTATAAGCTTAAAGGAATATTTGAGCTACAGAAATAGCTGA
- a CDS encoding YggS family pyridoxal phosphate-dependent enzyme has protein sequence MSIKENLEQVKKNIANAAARVGKKPEEIILVMATKTVDPERIREAIKSGGRIIGENKVQEALKKYEVLKDEDAEWHFIGHLQTNKVKDVLKFADMIHSVDRLSLAEKLDQRLQQEGRSLDILVQVNTSHEESKYGVAPEEAISLIKQASRYDTLKIHGLMTIGLFTKDEVKIRKCFKVLKEIYGVVVKEGIDRVHMKYLSMGMSGDYQIAIEEGANMVRIGTAIFGARNTPDAYYWPSEKTDADRAKQSDF, from the coding sequence ATGTCAATCAAAGAAAACCTGGAACAGGTGAAAAAAAACATTGCAAACGCTGCCGCAAGAGTTGGCAAAAAGCCCGAAGAAATTATTCTGGTCATGGCCACAAAGACGGTGGATCCGGAGCGAATACGAGAAGCCATTAAGTCCGGTGGACGCATTATCGGGGAAAATAAGGTGCAGGAGGCGCTAAAAAAATACGAGGTCTTAAAAGACGAAGATGCAGAATGGCATTTTATCGGGCACCTGCAGACCAACAAGGTTAAGGACGTCCTGAAATTTGCAGACATGATCCATTCTGTGGACCGGTTGTCTCTCGCCGAAAAATTAGACCAGCGACTGCAGCAGGAAGGCCGTTCCCTGGATATTTTGGTTCAGGTCAACACCTCACATGAGGAGAGCAAATATGGCGTTGCACCGGAAGAGGCGATTTCCTTAATCAAACAGGCCTCCAGATACGATACATTAAAAATACACGGACTCATGACCATCGGCCTCTTTACCAAGGACGAGGTAAAAATCCGTAAATGTTTTAAGGTGTTAAAAGAAATCTATGGAGTGGTTGTCAAAGAAGGTATCGACCGGGTACACATGAAATATCTTTCTATGGGTATGTCGGGTGATTATCAGATCGCAATTGAAGAAGGCGCAAACATGGTGCGCATCGGCACAGCGATTTTTGGCGCCCGTAATACGCCGGATGCTTATTACTGGCCTTCAGAGAAGACTGATGCAGACCGGGCCAAGCAGTCTGACTTTTAA
- a CDS encoding carboxypeptidase-like regulatory domain-containing protein, whose translation MGKIQQSVISSTNLKFTTPSRCFMGVLFAVAFIFCQPAYGSQPHHTEKSSFFLPGKSFHVKACDRLDGKGEAGEKTHMEPEDSQNPPAVAQVQESGAWDRMYCQNTPPGDYDPQTTAYGLQSVATAPTVATSPASNVTHNSASLHGTVNANGLSTTAWFQYRIANGPSKSTFATQTVIGTIDAEIGIRIIMLLPGTTYYYRLVAKNDAGTTYGSEVSFTTADINTSVTTEITPPIGAISINSGAYCTNSFTVTANLSATDNTGVTGYYLSTNATPPSQYTTGWMSTTPATTYKEDVTYTISNGDGRNMVYVWYKDASGNISDAAAASIVVDTTPPIITITDPTSDQTYTTKSNVVSISGSASDDINEISSVVWIHDKDTSGTERKTIGWTVPNIGLVKGENVITIKATDSVGNTGTATITITYAEVDATPKVITGHATSITTDLATLSGTVNAMGLPATAWFQYGTSSEHYSGTSSIQSIENGLHEVPVSNRISGLQAGTAYYYRLVAQNSAGATYGNEITFNTLPPKGNIYGNVVSFLKEGPVESAKLQLKGTKARKKSFKVTFSDAHGFFEFKDLDADTYDITVTKTDFKSMSQTVEIEEGERKKIGIILQKTKEEDKGPPKDVKSDQQKTNETSQMHD comes from the coding sequence ATGGGAAAAATACAGCAGAGTGTTATTTCATCTACAAACCTGAAATTCACGACTCCTTCCCGTTGTTTCATGGGAGTTTTGTTTGCCGTGGCTTTCATTTTTTGCCAGCCCGCATACGGTTCGCAACCGCATCATACGGAAAAGTCATCATTCTTTTTACCCGGAAAATCTTTCCATGTTAAAGCCTGTGACCGTTTAGACGGAAAGGGAGAAGCAGGCGAAAAAACTCATATGGAACCGGAAGATAGTCAAAATCCGCCTGCGGTTGCCCAGGTTCAAGAGTCCGGAGCATGGGACAGAATGTACTGCCAAAATACGCCCCCCGGAGATTATGATCCACAAACTACTGCCTACGGTCTGCAATCCGTCGCTACCGCCCCGACTGTAGCAACCAGTCCCGCTTCGAATGTAACACATAATTCAGCATCATTGCATGGCACGGTAAATGCAAATGGATTGTCAACGACCGCATGGTTTCAGTACCGGATTGCCAACGGACCATCCAAAAGCACCTTTGCAACACAAACGGTAATTGGGACGATAGACGCGGAAATAGGTATCAGGATAATTATGCTGCTTCCGGGAACGACCTATTACTACAGACTTGTTGCAAAGAACGACGCCGGAACTACGTATGGAAGTGAGGTGTCATTTACTACGGCAGATATCAATACATCTGTCACCACTGAAATAACCCCACCCATTGGTGCGATAAGCATTAACAGCGGAGCTTACTGCACCAACTCTTTCACCGTTACCGCAAACCTTTCCGCTACTGATAATACCGGTGTTACGGGTTATTATCTCTCTACAAATGCCACGCCCCCTTCTCAATATACCACTGGCTGGATGTCTACAACACCGGCTACCACTTATAAAGAAGACGTCACCTATACTATAAGTAACGGTGATGGCAGAAATATGGTGTATGTTTGGTATAAGGATGCTTCCGGAAATATATCAGACGCAGCCGCTGCTTCTATTGTTGTGGATACAACCCCTCCAATAATAACTATTACCGACCCAACGTCCGATCAAACCTATACAACCAAAAGTAACGTGGTAAGCATCAGTGGCAGCGCTTCAGACGATATCAATGAGATAAGCAGCGTGGTGTGGATTCATGATAAGGATACGAGCGGGACAGAAAGAAAGACCATTGGCTGGACTGTGCCAAATATTGGCTTAGTAAAGGGAGAGAATGTAATAACCATAAAGGCTACAGATAGTGTTGGTAATACCGGAACGGCTACGATAACAATAACGTATGCCGAAGTCGATGCCACACCGAAGGTGATAACGGGACATGCAACAAGTATAACAACTGACCTGGCTACCTTAAGCGGGACTGTTAATGCAATGGGATTGCCGGCAACGGCCTGGTTTCAATACGGCACGAGCAGCGAACATTACAGCGGCACTTCATCAATACAAAGTATAGAAAATGGCTTGCATGAGGTACCCGTAAGCAACCGGATAAGCGGTTTGCAGGCAGGAACGGCATACTATTACCGTCTTGTTGCACAAAATAGCGCCGGCGCTACGTACGGGAATGAAATAACATTCAACACGTTGCCGCCAAAAGGTAACATTTACGGAAATGTCGTGTCCTTTCTGAAGGAAGGGCCTGTTGAATCTGCGAAATTACAGCTCAAAGGAACAAAGGCAAGGAAAAAATCTTTCAAGGTAACATTTTCTGATGCACATGGATTTTTCGAATTTAAAGATTTAGATGCAGATACGTATGATATCACAGTAACAAAAACTGATTTTAAGAGTATGAGTCAGACGGTTGAGATTGAAGAAGGCGAGAGAAAAAAGATTGGAATTATCTTGCAAAAAACAAAGGAGGAAGACAAAGGTCCACCAAAAGATGTCAAAAGTGATCAACAGAAGACAAACGAAACTTCACAAATGCACGATTAG
- a CDS encoding SBBP repeat-containing protein, translating to MKRRSKIFALSAMLLLTVLFGNILLAEDEVVNKPSQEEVRQKTMKLQMPFIANKGQTDEGVAYYANTFGGTVFVTKEGEIVYVLPMRDGSAPGYGNKGELVEEGAQEPTSDGQQEGESVIHEDTVNEQSGGVALKEVIVGGMAGKVRGVMRSRTRVSDFRGNDPSKWKKNLATYEIVNLGEVYPGIEVKLRAYGNNVEKLFYLSPGADPGVIRIKLHGAQSLRVDEEGRLEADTALGPVKFTRPVVYQLEDASSRPGKGNFSPFLSSREGDDMAKAIEGEYEVNGDEYSFRLGDYDRSKGLIIDPLLASTFLGGLPSDDIGKILAVDSSGNVYVSGETSSSNFPTTVGAYDTLYGYTDVFISRFSSGLTSLLASTYLGGSAADYGRSLAIDSGGNVYVTGYTYSSNFPTTAGAYDTSYNSNTDVFISRFNSSLTSLLASTYLGGSGYDYGNSLAIDSGGNVYVAGYTPYTTYSNFPTTVGAYDTLLSGPRDAFISRLNSGLTSLLASTYLGGTNSDYGNSLAIDSGGNVYVTGDTWSPDFPTTVGAYDILLGGNRDVFVSRLNSGLTNLLASTYLGGTNYDYGNSLAIDSGGNVYVTGDTWSSNFPTTRGTFRGAVDVFISRLNSGLTSLLASTYLGGSGSDYGNSLAIDSGGNVYVTGYTRSSDFPTTVGAYDTLLGGGEDVFVSRFNSDFSLFLASTFIGGNSTDSGYSLAIDSGGNVYVTGDTTSSNFPTTGFAYDTSHNGGKDVFISRLNSGLTSLLASTFLGGSGSDYGNSLAIDSGGNVYVTGYTSSPGFPTTSGVYDRSYNSNTDIFVSRLNSGLTSLLASTYLGGSAADYGRSLAIDSGGNLYVTGDTNSSDFPIAGGIVYDTSHNGGRDVFISRLNSGLTSLLASSYLGGAGTEYGNSLAIDSGGNLYVTGDTTSSNFPTTGFAYDTSHNGGKDVFISRLNSGLTSLLASTYLGGSGTDSGNSLAIGSGGNVYVTGYTYSMNFPTTVGAYDTSYNSGKTDVFISRLNSGLTSLLASTFLGGSDIDYGRSLAIEPFSGDVYVTGYTYSTNFPTTVGAYDTSYNSNTDVFVSRLNSGLTSLLASTYLGGSGSDSGYSLAIDSSWVVYVTGYTSSTDFPTTSNAYDRFYNGKTDVFVSGLYGDLTSLIDSTYLGGSGDDRGSSLAIRSYGDVYVTGYTTSSNFPSTTGVYDTTYNGDSDAFVSRVIGSGF from the coding sequence ATGAAAAGGAGAAGCAAAATTTTTGCACTATCTGCCATGCTTTTATTAACAGTGTTGTTCGGAAATATTCTTTTGGCAGAAGATGAGGTTGTAAACAAACCATCACAGGAGGAAGTAAGGCAGAAAACCATGAAACTTCAGATGCCATTTATCGCCAACAAGGGGCAAACGGATGAAGGGGTGGCATATTATGCCAATACCTTTGGAGGGACGGTGTTTGTCACGAAAGAGGGCGAGATTGTCTATGTTCTGCCCATGAGAGATGGAAGCGCTCCAGGTTATGGAAACAAAGGGGAATTAGTGGAGGAAGGCGCTCAGGAACCAACGTCAGATGGGCAGCAAGAAGGAGAATCAGTCATACATGAGGATACCGTCAACGAACAATCGGGAGGAGTGGCGCTGAAAGAAGTGATTGTCGGGGGAATGGCAGGCAAGGTGAGGGGGGTGATGAGGTCAAGGACAAGGGTGAGTGATTTCCGGGGAAATGACCCATCGAAATGGAAGAAAAACCTTGCCACATACGAGATTGTAAATCTTGGGGAGGTATATCCAGGGATAGAGGTTAAGTTGAGGGCATACGGGAATAATGTGGAGAAGTTATTCTATCTCAGCCCTGGGGCTGATCCTGGTGTAATAAGGATAAAGCTCCACGGGGCACAGTCCTTGCGGGTAGATGAGGAAGGCCGGCTTGAGGCAGATACGGCGTTGGGTCCGGTGAAATTCACCCGACCTGTGGTCTATCAACTGGAAGACGCTTCATCTCGTCCGGGCAAAGGCAATTTTTCTCCATTCCTGTCGTCACGAGAAGGTGACGACATGGCGAAGGCGATAGAGGGAGAGTATGAAGTAAACGGGGACGAGTACAGCTTCAGACTGGGAGATTACGACAGATCAAAGGGGCTTATCATAGACCCACTCCTTGCATCTACATTTTTGGGAGGGCTTCCTAGCGATGATATTGGTAAGATTTTAGCTGTAGACTCGAGCGGGAATGTCTATGTAAGCGGAGAAACTAGTTCTTCAAACTTTCCCACTACTGTGGGCGCTTATGATACTTTGTATGGTTATACAGATGTCTTTATCTCCCGGTTCAGCAGTGGTTTAACGAGCCTTCTCGCCTCCACCTATTTGGGAGGGTCTGCTGCTGACTATGGCAGGTCTTTAGCCATAGACTCTGGCGGAAATGTCTATGTGACTGGGTATACGTACTCATCAAACTTTCCCACCACTGCGGGCGCTTATGATACTTCGTATAATAGTAATACAGATGTCTTTATCTCCCGGTTCAACAGCAGTTTGACAAGCCTCCTTGCCTCCACCTATTTGGGAGGGTCTGGTTATGACTATGGCAATTCTTTAGCCATAGACTCTGGCGGGAATGTCTATGTGGCGGGGTATACTCCCTATACTACCTATTCAAACTTTCCCACCACTGTGGGCGCTTATGATACTTTGCTTAGTGGTCCTAGAGATGCCTTTATCTCCCGGCTCAACAGCGGTTTGACGAGCCTTCTCGCCTCCACCTATTTGGGAGGGACTAATTCTGACTATGGCAATTCTTTAGCCATAGACTCTGGCGGAAATGTCTATGTAACCGGGGATACTTGGTCACCAGACTTTCCCACCACTGTGGGCGCTTATGATATTTTGCTTGGTGGTAATAGAGATGTCTTTGTCTCCCGACTCAACAGCGGTTTAACGAACCTCCTTGCCTCCACCTATTTGGGAGGGACTAATTATGACTATGGCAATTCTTTAGCCATAGACTCTGGCGGGAATGTCTATGTAACCGGGGATACTTGGTCTTCAAACTTTCCCACCACCAGGGGCACTTTTAGAGGTGCAGTAGATGTCTTTATCTCCCGGCTCAACAGCGGTTTGACGAGCCTCCTTGCCTCTACCTATTTGGGAGGGTCCGGTTCTGACTATGGCAATTCTTTAGCCATAGACTCTGGCGGGAATGTCTATGTAACCGGGTATACTAGATCGTCAGACTTTCCCACCACTGTAGGCGCTTATGATACTTTGCTTGGTGGTGGTGAAGATGTCTTTGTCTCCCGATTCAATAGCGATTTTAGTCTCTTCCTCGCCTCCACCTTTATCGGAGGAAATAGTACTGACTCTGGCTATTCTTTAGCTATAGACTCAGGCGGGAATGTCTATGTGACCGGAGATACTACCTCTTCAAACTTTCCCACTACTGGGTTTGCTTATGATACTTCACATAATGGTGGTAAAGATGTCTTTATCTCCCGGCTCAACAGTGGTTTGACGAGCCTTCTTGCCTCTACCTTTTTGGGAGGGTCTGGTTCTGACTATGGCAATTCTTTAGCCATAGACTCTGGCGGAAATGTCTATGTAACCGGGTATACTTCGTCACCAGGCTTTCCCACCACTTCAGGTGTGTATGATCGTTCGTATAATAGTAATACTGATATCTTTGTCTCCCGGCTCAACAGTGGTTTGACGAGCCTCCTTGCCTCCACCTATTTGGGAGGGTCTGCTGCTGACTATGGCAGGTCTTTAGCCATAGACTCTGGCGGGAATCTCTATGTAACTGGGGATACTAACTCATCAGACTTTCCTATCGCTGGGGGCATTGTTTATGATACTTCGCATAATGGTGGCAGAGATGTCTTTATCTCCCGGCTCAACAGTGGTTTGACGAGCCTTCTTGCTTCTAGCTATTTGGGGGGCGCTGGTACTGAATATGGCAATTCTTTAGCCATAGACTCAGGCGGGAATCTCTATGTGACCGGAGATACTACCTCTTCAAACTTTCCCACTACTGGGTTTGCTTATGATACTTCACATAATGGTGGTAAAGATGTCTTTATCTCCCGGCTCAACAGTGGTTTGACGAGCCTTCTTGCCTCCACCTATTTGGGAGGGTCCGGTACTGATTCTGGCAATTCTTTAGCCATAGGCTCAGGCGGGAATGTCTACGTGACCGGGTATACTTACTCAATGAACTTTCCCACGACTGTGGGCGCTTATGATACTTCGTATAATAGTGGTAAAACTGATGTCTTTATCTCCCGGCTCAACAGTGGTTTGACGAGCCTCCTTGCCTCCACCTTTTTGGGAGGGTCTGATATTGACTATGGCAGGTCTTTAGCCATAGAACCATTTAGCGGAGATGTCTATGTGACCGGGTATACTTACTCAACGAACTTTCCCACCACTGTGGGCGCTTATGATACTTCGTATAATAGTAATACTGATGTCTTTGTCTCCCGGCTCAACAGTGGTTTGACGAGTCTCCTTGCTTCTACCTATTTGGGAGGGTCTGGTTCTGACTCTGGCTATTCTTTAGCAATAGACTCAAGCTGGGTTGTCTATGTAACCGGGTATACTTCGTCAACAGACTTTCCCACCACCTCAAATGCATATGACCGTTTTTATAATGGTAAAACTGATGTCTTTGTCTCCGGGCTCTACGGTGATTTGACAAGCCTCATCGACTCCACCTATTTAGGTGGTTCTGGTGATGATCGTGGCAGTTCCTTAGCCATAAGATCCTACGGGGATGTCTATGTGACCGGATATACTACCTCTTCAAACTTTCCATCCACTACAGGGGTGTATGATACTACGTATAATGGTGATAGTGACGCCTTTGTGTCAAGAGTAATAGGTAGTGGTTTTTAA
- a CDS encoding DinB family protein, translating to MTREERMQKIESYGKGYVQLTEALKQFPKEMWSFKPSPDRWSIHEVIMHIADSEANAYIKCRKLIAEPGKSIAAYDQDKWSAAFHYQDQSAEDALELFRRLRLSSYNLIKTLPEPVWLNSVGSMENETVTLDDWLKVYEEHIPAHINQMKKRYDEWRKKYLK from the coding sequence ATGACGAGAGAAGAACGGATGCAAAAAATCGAATCGTATGGCAAGGGGTACGTCCAGCTTACTGAGGCTTTAAAACAGTTTCCGAAGGAGATGTGGTCATTCAAACCTTCGCCTGACCGCTGGAGTATCCATGAAGTTATCATGCATATTGCCGACAGCGAGGCGAATGCATATATCAAGTGCAGAAAATTGATTGCTGAACCCGGGAAATCCATTGCAGCCTATGATCAGGACAAATGGTCTGCGGCGTTTCATTATCAGGATCAAAGCGCTGAAGATGCATTGGAATTATTCAGGAGACTTCGTCTGTCGTCGTACAACCTTATTAAGACATTGCCTGAGCCGGTTTGGTTAAACTCAGTTGGCTCAATGGAGAACGAAACCGTTACCCTGGACGATTGGTTGAAAGTGTATGAGGAACATATACCGGCACATATCAATCAAATGAAGAAGCGATATGATGAGTGGAGAAAGAAGTATTTGAAATAG